From Brassica oleracea var. oleracea cultivar TO1000 chromosome C3, BOL, whole genome shotgun sequence, a single genomic window includes:
- the LOC106329117 gene encoding nucleoside diphosphate kinase 1-like, whose translation MEQTFIMIKPDGVQRGLIGQIICRFEQKGFTLKGLKLITVDRPFAEKHYQDLSAKPFFSGLVDYIISGPVVAMIWEGKNVVLTGRKIIGATNPAASEPGTIRGDFAIDIGRNIIHGSDSVESANKECALWFPDGPVNWQSSLHSWIYE comes from the exons ATGGAGCAAACTTTCATCATGATCAAGCCCGACGGCGTCCAAAGGGGTCTG ATCGGTCAAATCATCTGCAGGTTCGAGCAGAAGGGTTTCACTTTGAAAG GTCTAAAGCTGATCACAGTGGACCGTCCATTTGCCGAGAAACACTACCAGGACTTGTCAGCCAAGCCCTTCTTCAGTGGCCTTGTTGATTACATAATCTCTGGCCCAGTCGTTGCAATGATCTGGGAGGGAAAGAATGTTGTGTTGACGGGAAGGAAGATCATCGGAGCAACGAACCCTGCAGCATCTGAACCAGGAACCATCCGTGGGGATTTTGCTATTGACATTGGGAGGAACATTATCCATGGGAGTGACTCGGTGGAGAGTGCTAACAAGGAGTGTGCGTTGTGGTTCCCTGATGGACCTGTGAACTGGCAGAGCAGCCTTCATTCTTGGATCTACGAATGA